The following proteins come from a genomic window of Blastococcus sp. HT6-30:
- a CDS encoding C40 family peptidase yields the protein MDSGIRSGTARPSGARTALRVVGTALAGLVVLGLTPAVADAAPRRPGDSRIEAAQAQADAVTGRIGELRGRLTAAQASVDAARAVSAIALDEYQATQESFEAARAHADSAAAASAQAAAELGVARDDVAVFARRSYMEGSTYAGATALVTAGDPGQLVERAALLEAAGSHRSDVLGRVAELKVVADRADAVAQVALVQADALQTEAAATLEIARTAEISARAQAASLAAEEEQLQEELGAAQQQLQTLVGARAAEERTAALVVASSAPAAAPAPAPAPAPAPAPAPVAGTPSSSGGGSTSPAPPAGTGDASVAQRAIDTAMAYLGTPYAWGGGGTRGPGPGQDPDLGIVGFDCSGLTQHAYARAGIPIPRNSRDQYAALPKVSSDDLRAGDLVFWGTDPSNPRSITHVAIYLGGDRVVQAPQSGDVVKVSPMWWRGYVGAVRPSAR from the coding sequence GTGGACAGCGGTATCCGGAGCGGTACGGCCCGCCCTTCGGGGGCTCGCACGGCACTGCGGGTGGTCGGGACGGCGCTGGCCGGCCTGGTCGTCCTCGGGCTCACCCCCGCGGTCGCGGACGCGGCGCCCCGCCGTCCCGGTGACAGCCGGATCGAGGCGGCGCAGGCGCAGGCCGACGCGGTCACCGGGCGCATCGGGGAGCTCCGCGGGCGGTTGACGGCCGCCCAGGCCTCGGTGGACGCCGCCCGCGCGGTATCGGCGATCGCGCTCGACGAGTACCAGGCGACCCAGGAGTCCTTCGAGGCCGCGCGGGCGCACGCCGACTCCGCCGCCGCGGCGTCCGCGCAGGCCGCGGCCGAGCTGGGTGTGGCGCGCGACGACGTGGCCGTGTTCGCCCGGCGCAGCTACATGGAGGGCAGCACCTACGCCGGCGCGACGGCCCTGGTCACCGCCGGCGATCCGGGTCAGCTCGTGGAGCGCGCCGCGCTGCTCGAGGCGGCCGGCAGCCACCGGTCCGACGTCCTCGGCCGGGTCGCCGAGCTCAAGGTGGTGGCAGACCGGGCGGATGCCGTCGCGCAGGTCGCTCTGGTCCAGGCGGATGCCCTCCAGACGGAGGCCGCCGCCACGCTGGAGATCGCGCGGACGGCGGAGATCTCCGCCCGCGCCCAGGCGGCCTCGCTCGCCGCCGAGGAGGAGCAGCTCCAGGAGGAGCTCGGCGCGGCCCAGCAGCAGTTGCAGACCCTCGTCGGCGCCCGCGCCGCCGAGGAGCGGACCGCGGCGCTCGTCGTCGCGTCGTCCGCTCCCGCTGCGGCTCCGGCTCCGGCGCCCGCTCCGGCTCCTGCTCCGGCTCCTGCTCCGGTCGCCGGCACGCCGTCGTCGAGCGGTGGCGGCTCGACCAGCCCGGCCCCGCCTGCCGGGACCGGGGACGCCTCCGTCGCCCAGCGGGCGATCGACACCGCCATGGCCTACCTCGGCACCCCGTACGCGTGGGGTGGCGGGGGTACCCGCGGACCCGGCCCCGGGCAGGATCCGGACCTGGGCATCGTCGGCTTCGACTGCAGCGGCCTGACCCAGCACGCGTACGCCCGCGCGGGCATCCCCATCCCCCGGAACAGTCGCGACCAGTACGCGGCGCTGCCCAAGGTCTCCAGCGACGACCTGCGCGCCGGCGACCTGGTCTTCTGGGGCACCGATCCCAGCAATCCGCGGTCGATCACGCACGTGGCGATCTACCTGGGTGGCGACCGGGTGGTGCAGGCGCCGCAGAGCGGCGACGTGGTGAAGGTGTCGCCCATGTGGTGGCGGGGATACGTCGGCGCGGTGCGGCCGAGCGCCCGCTGA
- a CDS encoding CbiX/SirB N-terminal domain-containing protein produces MTPAVPSPVLVACAHGTRNPTGRRLIAELALAARARRAGLVTTAAFVDVQPPTVVDVVAGLSAEGRPAVVVPLLLSGGYHVHVDIARAVAQADGAIAARPLGPDPRLAAVLRDRLVQAGADPGDPRTAVVVAAAGSSDHRSVADVERTAALLQEAWSGPVTTGYGSAARPAVPDAVTAARAAGAATVVVASYLLAPGHFHDKLRGAGADVVTAPLLPDERIAAVLLDRYDAAVGVRTGSLTRPGTTGTLRR; encoded by the coding sequence GTGACTCCCGCCGTTCCGTCCCCGGTGCTGGTCGCCTGCGCCCACGGCACCCGCAACCCCACCGGCCGCCGGCTGATCGCCGAGCTCGCCCTCGCCGCCCGAGCCCGGCGCGCCGGGCTCGTGACGACCGCGGCGTTCGTCGACGTGCAGCCACCCACGGTCGTCGACGTCGTGGCCGGTCTGTCGGCCGAGGGACGGCCGGCGGTCGTCGTCCCGCTGCTGCTGTCGGGCGGCTACCACGTGCACGTGGACATCGCCCGGGCCGTGGCGCAGGCCGACGGCGCCATCGCGGCCCGGCCCCTCGGGCCCGATCCGCGGCTGGCTGCCGTGCTGCGCGACCGGCTCGTGCAGGCCGGCGCCGACCCCGGTGATCCCCGCACCGCCGTCGTGGTCGCCGCCGCCGGCTCCAGCGACCACCGCTCCGTGGCCGACGTGGAGCGGACGGCGGCGCTGCTGCAGGAGGCGTGGAGTGGTCCGGTCACCACCGGATACGGCTCCGCCGCCCGCCCCGCGGTGCCCGACGCGGTCACGGCTGCCCGGGCCGCCGGTGCCGCGACCGTCGTGGTCGCGTCCTACCTGCTCGCGCCGGGCCACTTCCACGACAAGCTCCGCGGGGCGGGCGCCGACGTCGTCACCGCTCCCCTGCTGCCGGACGAGCGGATCGCCGCGGTCCTGCTCGACCGGTACGACGCCGCGGTCGGCGTCCGCACCGGCTCGCTGACCCGGCCGGGCACCACCGGCACGCTGCGGCGCTGA
- a CDS encoding SgcJ/EcaC family oxidoreductase, with the protein MTAAHPQDTQIRSLYAQFIDGWNRRSGAAVAAGFADDGDIIGFDGTHHRGRLSIAADLRQVFGSHQTPAYVAVVRSVRPIGEGVAMLTAHAGMIPAGGSDLDPDLNAVHTMVAVDEGRGRWRISLFQATPAAWDQHPEAREALTEELRGLLIPQ; encoded by the coding sequence GTGACCGCAGCGCACCCGCAGGACACCCAGATCCGTTCGCTCTACGCCCAGTTCATCGACGGGTGGAACCGGCGCAGCGGTGCGGCGGTGGCGGCCGGGTTCGCCGACGACGGCGACATCATCGGATTCGACGGCACGCATCACCGCGGTCGGCTCTCCATCGCCGCGGACCTGCGCCAGGTCTTCGGTTCCCACCAGACCCCCGCCTATGTCGCGGTGGTCCGCTCGGTGCGGCCGATCGGCGAGGGCGTCGCGATGCTGACGGCGCACGCCGGGATGATCCCCGCCGGCGGCAGCGACCTCGACCCCGACCTGAACGCCGTGCACACGATGGTCGCCGTCGACGAGGGGCGCGGCCGGTGGCGGATCTCGCTGTTCCAGGCGACTCCCGCGGCCTGGGACCAGCACCCGGAGGCCCGGGAGGCGCTCACCGAGGAGCTGCGGGGGCTGCTCATCCCGCAGTGA
- a CDS encoding SDR family oxidoreductase, which produces MDLGLGGRGFLLTGASRGLGFATARALVDDGARVLVSSRSEDGVAQAVTALGGPPSAHGLTADLADAAAAERLVTAARDRLGGVDGALISVGGPTPGSVLQTAEDDWRAGVDTVLLGPLRLVKALVPHLGEGAVIVFVLSTSVRQPIGHLAISNGLRPGLAMTAKALADELGPRGIRVLGLLPGTIATDRITEIEAASGEAAAMRARTEAGIPLRRVGRPEEFARVAAFALSPAASYLTGTMVAVDGGVTRAL; this is translated from the coding sequence GTGGACCTGGGCCTGGGTGGCCGCGGATTCCTGCTGACCGGCGCGAGCCGGGGGCTGGGGTTCGCGACCGCCCGGGCCCTCGTCGACGACGGGGCCCGGGTGCTGGTCAGCTCCCGGTCCGAGGACGGCGTCGCGCAGGCGGTCACCGCGCTGGGCGGGCCGCCGTCCGCGCACGGGCTGACCGCCGACCTCGCCGACGCGGCGGCCGCGGAGCGGCTGGTCACCGCAGCCCGTGACCGCCTGGGCGGGGTCGACGGCGCGCTCATCTCGGTGGGCGGCCCGACCCCCGGCTCGGTGCTGCAGACCGCCGAGGACGACTGGCGCGCCGGCGTCGACACGGTGCTGCTCGGCCCGCTGCGCCTGGTGAAGGCGCTGGTGCCCCACCTCGGCGAGGGCGCCGTCATCGTGTTCGTCCTCTCCACCTCGGTGCGCCAGCCGATCGGGCACCTGGCGATCTCCAACGGCCTGCGCCCCGGGCTGGCGATGACGGCGAAGGCGCTGGCCGACGAGCTGGGACCACGGGGCATCCGGGTGCTCGGACTGCTACCGGGGACCATCGCGACCGACCGGATCACCGAGATCGAGGCCGCGTCCGGGGAGGCGGCCGCCATGCGCGCGCGAACCGAGGCCGGCATCCCGCTGCGCCGGGTCGGCCGCCCCGAGGAGTTCGCCCGGGTGGCGGCGTTCGCCCTCTCCCCGGCCGCCTCCTACCTCACCGGGACGATGGTCGCCGTCGACGGCGGCGTCACCCGCGCCCTGTGA
- a CDS encoding Sir2 family NAD-dependent protein deacetylase → MTGVVPEPLPGWLTAASRITALTGAGISTDSGIPDYRGPNGVWTRDPDAEKLVTLSYYVGDPDIRRRAWLMRRDMGALDVRPNAGHAALVDLEGQGRLRTLITQNVDGLHQAAGSAPDRVLEIHGTVHEVECLGCRARTTMQEALDRVAAGDPDPACRACGGILKSATISFGQMLDPAVIDAAAAAAADCDVLLAVGTSLTVHPAAGLVDIAVANGARVVVVNAQPTPYDDVADLVVREPIGSALPKLVAAG, encoded by the coding sequence GTGACCGGCGTCGTCCCCGAACCCCTGCCCGGCTGGCTCACCGCCGCCTCCCGCATCACCGCGCTCACCGGCGCGGGCATCTCGACCGACAGCGGCATCCCCGACTACCGGGGACCGAACGGCGTCTGGACGCGCGATCCGGACGCCGAGAAGCTCGTGACGCTGTCGTACTACGTGGGCGACCCCGACATCCGCCGCCGGGCCTGGCTGATGCGCCGGGACATGGGCGCGCTCGACGTGCGCCCCAACGCGGGGCACGCGGCCCTGGTCGACCTCGAGGGCCAGGGGCGGCTGCGCACGCTGATCACCCAGAACGTCGACGGCCTGCACCAGGCCGCCGGGTCGGCGCCCGACCGGGTGCTGGAGATCCACGGCACCGTGCACGAGGTCGAGTGCCTGGGCTGCCGCGCGCGGACGACGATGCAGGAGGCGCTGGACCGGGTGGCGGCCGGGGATCCCGACCCCGCGTGCCGGGCCTGCGGCGGCATCCTCAAGTCGGCGACGATCAGCTTCGGGCAGATGCTCGACCCCGCGGTGATCGACGCCGCGGCGGCGGCCGCCGCCGACTGCGACGTGCTCCTCGCGGTCGGCACCTCCCTGACCGTGCACCCGGCGGCCGGCCTCGTCGACATCGCGGTGGCGAACGGTGCGCGCGTCGTCGTGGTCAACGCCCAGCCCACGCCGTACGACGACGTGGCGGACCTCGTCGTCCGGGAGCCGATCGGGAGCGCCCTGCCGAAGCTGGTCGCGGCCGGCTGA
- a CDS encoding AMP-binding protein translates to MRVPLTSRDFLDRAELVYGDRVGVVDEPAQPAPSLGDVTYREVARRGRALQAGLDALGIGEGERVAIVSHNSARLLELLLAVPSSGRVAVPINFRLQPEEVEYIVGHSGARVLLVDPELETSLKSVRAEHRFGTGEEYEQLLRFDAEPRPWSEPDEDATATINYTSGTTARPKGVQMTHRNIWVNAVTFGMHMQVSDRDVYMHTLPMFHCNGWGLPYAMAGVGARQVVIRKIDGAEILRRVDQHGVTVMAGAPAVWNAVLEAAGDWDGEIPGRDRVRIVVAGAPPPSRTIARVEAELGWEFNQIYGLTETAPLLTINRPRAEYDGLDAEERAKRLSRAGVPVIGTRMAVSDSGEVLARSNTVLAGYWENPDASAEALEGGWFHTGDGGSIDEHGYLTISDRKKDVIITGGENVSSIEVEDVVFSHPAIAEVAVIGIPDDKWGEMVTAIVVLAEGEQATEADIITHCRARLAGYKAPKRVEFRDQLARTATGKIQKFKLREEFWSGSDRRVN, encoded by the coding sequence ATGCGCGTCCCCCTCACCAGTCGCGACTTCCTCGACCGCGCCGAGCTGGTCTACGGCGACCGCGTCGGCGTCGTCGACGAGCCGGCGCAGCCCGCCCCGTCGCTCGGGGACGTCACCTACCGGGAGGTGGCCCGGCGGGGCCGCGCCCTGCAGGCCGGGCTCGACGCGCTGGGCATCGGCGAGGGGGAGCGGGTGGCGATCGTGAGCCACAACTCCGCCCGGCTGCTCGAGCTGCTGCTGGCCGTGCCGTCGTCGGGCCGCGTCGCCGTGCCGATCAACTTCCGGCTGCAGCCGGAGGAGGTGGAGTACATAGTCGGGCACTCCGGTGCCCGGGTGCTGCTGGTCGACCCCGAGCTGGAGACCTCGCTGAAGAGCGTGCGGGCCGAGCACCGCTTCGGGACGGGGGAGGAGTACGAGCAGCTGCTCCGCTTCGACGCCGAGCCCCGGCCGTGGTCGGAGCCAGACGAGGACGCCACGGCGACCATCAACTACACGAGCGGCACGACGGCGCGGCCCAAGGGCGTGCAGATGACCCACCGCAACATCTGGGTCAACGCGGTCACCTTCGGCATGCACATGCAGGTCAGCGACCGGGACGTCTACATGCACACCCTGCCGATGTTCCACTGCAACGGCTGGGGCCTGCCGTACGCCATGGCGGGGGTCGGCGCTCGCCAGGTGGTGATCCGGAAGATCGACGGCGCGGAGATCCTGCGCCGCGTCGACCAGCACGGCGTGACGGTGATGGCGGGGGCGCCGGCGGTCTGGAACGCCGTCCTGGAGGCCGCCGGGGACTGGGACGGCGAGATCCCCGGGCGCGATCGGGTGCGGATCGTCGTCGCCGGTGCGCCGCCGCCCTCGCGGACCATCGCCCGCGTCGAGGCCGAGCTCGGGTGGGAGTTCAACCAGATCTACGGCCTCACCGAGACCGCGCCCCTGCTCACCATCAACCGGCCGCGCGCCGAGTACGACGGCCTGGACGCCGAAGAACGCGCCAAGCGGCTGTCCCGCGCCGGGGTGCCCGTGATCGGCACGCGGATGGCGGTGAGCGACAGCGGCGAGGTGCTCGCGCGCAGCAACACCGTGCTGGCCGGTTACTGGGAGAACCCCGACGCCTCGGCGGAGGCGCTGGAGGGCGGCTGGTTCCACACCGGCGACGGCGGATCGATCGACGAGCACGGTTACCTGACGATCTCCGACCGCAAGAAGGACGTGATCATCACGGGCGGCGAGAACGTCTCCTCGATCGAGGTCGAGGACGTCGTCTTCAGCCACCCGGCCATCGCGGAGGTGGCGGTCATCGGCATCCCCGACGACAAGTGGGGCGAGATGGTGACCGCGATCGTCGTCCTGGCCGAGGGGGAGCAGGCCACGGAGGCCGACATCATCACCCACTGCAGGGCGCGCCTGGCCGGCTACAAGGCGCCCAAGCGGGTCGAGTTCCGCGACCAGCTGGCCCGGACCGCCACCGGGAAGATCCAGAAGTTCAAGCTGCGCGAGGAGTTCTGGTCCGGCTCCGACCGCAGGGTCAACTGA
- a CDS encoding aconitate hydratase produces MAASKDTFGARATLSVDGTDYDIYRLDAVEGSEKLPFSLKVLLENLLRTEDGADITADHIRAIANWDPSAEPDQEIQFTPARVVMQDFTGVPCIVDLATMREAMADLGGDPNKINPLAPAELVIDHSVIADVFGTPESFERNVEIEYERNGERYQFLRWGQGAFDDFKVVPPGTGIVHQVNIEHLARVVFPRQEGDKVIAYPDTCVGTDSHTTMVNGLGVLGWGVGGIEAEAAMLGQPVSMLIPRVVGFKLTGQLPDGATATDLVLTITEMLREHGVVGKFVEFYGAGVSAVPLANRATIGNMSPEFGSTAAMFPIDEETITYLTLTGRSEEQVKLVEAYAKEQGLWHDPSREPAFSEYLELDLATVVPSIAGPKRPQDRVAITEAKPAFRTSLANYVADDETGGEDRKPGVPGQEQPYGVESAADEASAESFPASDPVSPFASGNGEAGKPNHQTVPDRVPDRPSKPTRVVMEDGTETYVDHGHVVIAAITSCTNTSNPQVMIGAALLAKNAVERGLTSKPWVKTTLAPGSKVVMDYYEKAELTPYLEKLGFYLVGYGCTTCIGNSGPLPEPVSNAVNEADLAVVSVLSGNRNFEGRINPDVKMNYLASPPLVIAYALAGSMDVDLNNEPLGQDADGNDVFLRDIWPSPQEVQRVIDHAVSAEQFGRSYEDVFAGTEQWQNLPTPTGDTFEWAEESTYVRRPPYFEGMPAEPAPVEDITGARTLAVLGDSVTTDHISPAGSIKADSPAGKYLREHGVDRRDFNSYGSRRGNHEVMIRGTFANIRLRNQLVPGTEGGVTKNHLTGETTTIYDASRAYIDAGIPLVVLAGKEYGSGSSRDWAAKGTALLGVKAVIAESYERIHRSNLIGMGVLPLQFPEGENRESLGLTGDEEFTITGITALNDGEVPRTVKVKAGEVEFDARVRIDTPGEANYYRNGGIMQYVLRSLRGSAA; encoded by the coding sequence GTGGCAGCCAGCAAGGACACCTTCGGAGCACGGGCGACGCTCTCCGTCGACGGCACCGACTACGACATCTACCGGCTCGACGCGGTGGAGGGCTCCGAGAAGCTGCCCTTCAGCCTCAAGGTCCTCCTCGAGAACCTGCTGCGCACCGAGGACGGTGCGGACATCACCGCCGATCACATCCGGGCGATCGCCAACTGGGACCCGTCGGCCGAGCCCGACCAGGAGATCCAGTTCACCCCGGCGCGCGTGGTCATGCAGGACTTCACGGGCGTCCCCTGCATCGTCGACCTCGCCACCATGCGCGAGGCCATGGCCGACCTCGGTGGCGACCCGAACAAGATCAACCCGCTCGCGCCGGCCGAGCTGGTCATCGACCACTCCGTGATCGCCGACGTCTTCGGCACGCCGGAGAGCTTCGAGCGCAACGTCGAGATCGAGTACGAACGCAACGGCGAGCGCTACCAGTTCCTCCGCTGGGGCCAGGGCGCGTTCGACGACTTCAAGGTCGTCCCCCCGGGCACCGGCATCGTCCACCAGGTGAACATCGAGCACCTGGCGCGCGTGGTCTTCCCGCGCCAGGAGGGCGACAAGGTCATCGCCTACCCCGACACCTGCGTCGGCACCGACAGCCACACCACGATGGTCAACGGCCTCGGCGTGCTGGGCTGGGGCGTCGGCGGCATCGAGGCCGAGGCCGCGATGCTCGGCCAGCCCGTCTCGATGCTCATCCCCCGCGTGGTCGGCTTCAAGCTGACCGGTCAGCTGCCCGACGGCGCCACGGCGACCGACCTCGTGCTGACCATCACCGAGATGCTCCGCGAGCACGGTGTGGTCGGGAAGTTCGTCGAGTTCTACGGCGCCGGCGTCTCCGCCGTCCCGCTGGCCAACCGCGCCACGATCGGCAACATGAGCCCGGAGTTCGGCTCCACCGCGGCGATGTTCCCCATCGACGAGGAGACCATCACCTACCTCACGCTCACCGGCCGCTCCGAGGAGCAGGTCAAGCTGGTCGAGGCCTACGCCAAGGAGCAGGGCCTCTGGCACGACCCGTCCCGCGAACCGGCCTTCTCCGAGTACCTGGAGCTGGACCTCGCCACCGTCGTCCCGTCGATCGCCGGGCCGAAGCGCCCGCAGGACCGCGTGGCGATCACCGAGGCGAAGCCGGCGTTCCGCACGTCGCTGGCGAACTACGTGGCCGACGACGAGACCGGCGGCGAGGACCGCAAGCCCGGAGTTCCCGGCCAGGAGCAGCCCTACGGCGTCGAGTCCGCGGCCGACGAGGCCTCGGCCGAGTCCTTCCCCGCGTCCGACCCGGTCAGTCCCTTCGCCTCCGGCAACGGGGAGGCCGGCAAGCCGAACCACCAGACCGTCCCGGACCGGGTGCCCGACCGCCCCTCCAAGCCCACCCGGGTGGTCATGGAGGACGGCACGGAGACCTACGTCGACCACGGCCACGTCGTGATCGCCGCGATCACCTCCTGCACCAACACCTCCAACCCGCAGGTGATGATCGGCGCCGCGCTGCTGGCGAAGAACGCCGTCGAGCGCGGTCTGACCAGCAAGCCGTGGGTGAAGACGACGCTGGCCCCCGGGTCCAAGGTCGTCATGGACTACTACGAGAAGGCCGAGCTCACCCCGTACCTGGAGAAGCTGGGCTTCTACCTGGTGGGCTACGGGTGCACCACCTGCATCGGCAACTCCGGCCCGCTCCCCGAGCCGGTCTCCAACGCCGTGAACGAGGCCGACCTCGCCGTCGTCTCGGTGCTCTCGGGCAACCGGAACTTCGAGGGCCGGATCAACCCCGACGTCAAGATGAACTACCTGGCGTCCCCGCCGCTGGTCATCGCCTACGCCCTGGCCGGCTCGATGGATGTCGACCTGAACAACGAACCCCTCGGCCAGGACGCCGACGGCAACGACGTCTTCCTGCGCGACATCTGGCCCTCTCCGCAGGAGGTCCAGCGGGTCATCGACCACGCCGTCTCGGCCGAGCAGTTCGGCCGCAGCTACGAGGACGTCTTCGCCGGCACCGAGCAGTGGCAGAACCTGCCCACGCCCACCGGTGACACCTTCGAGTGGGCCGAGGAGAGCACCTACGTCCGGCGTCCTCCGTACTTCGAGGGCATGCCGGCCGAGCCTGCTCCGGTCGAGGACATCACCGGCGCCCGCACCCTCGCGGTGCTCGGCGACTCGGTCACGACCGACCACATCTCCCCGGCCGGTTCGATCAAGGCCGACAGCCCCGCGGGCAAGTACCTGCGCGAGCACGGGGTGGACCGTCGCGACTTCAACTCCTACGGCTCGCGCCGCGGGAACCACGAGGTCATGATCCGCGGCACCTTCGCCAACATCCGGCTGCGCAACCAGCTGGTGCCCGGCACCGAGGGTGGGGTCACCAAGAACCACCTGACCGGCGAGACGACGACGATCTACGACGCCTCGCGCGCCTACATCGACGCCGGCATCCCGCTGGTCGTGCTGGCCGGCAAGGAGTACGGGTCCGGCTCGTCGCGCGACTGGGCCGCCAAGGGCACCGCGCTGCTGGGCGTCAAGGCCGTCATCGCCGAGAGCTACGAGCGCATCCACCGCTCGAACCTCATCGGCATGGGCGTCCTGCCGCTGCAGTTCCCCGAGGGCGAGAACCGCGAGTCGCTCGGCCTGACCGGCGACGAGGAGTTCACCATCACCGGGATCACCGCGCTGAACGACGGCGAGGTCCCGCGCACGGTGAAGGTGAAGGCCGGCGAGGTGGAGTTCGACGCCCGCGTCCGGATCGACACCCCCGGTGAGGCGAACTACTACCGCAACGGCGGGATCATGCAGTACGTCCTGCGGTCGCTGCGCGGCTCCGCCGCCTGA
- a CDS encoding DUF881 domain-containing protein: MERQPTTDEVPDPSPESPASENGSQPAASTGGERSTSTRGSVPRRSWRRPVAALATAGLTVALGFALTVQIRSTAEPEVRDLRREQDLVLILDELNAREEALRRQIGETRQTVEELSSGQEQSGSALAEARTRAEAIGILAGTLPATGPGLRITIQDPDGAVPASVVLGAIQELRGAGAEALQVDGVRVIASSAVTGTPGDLRIDGERLSAPYDVRAVGPPAAMAVALQVSGGIIADIGRVGGKAVVEQADVVTVDATVG; this comes from the coding sequence ATGGAGCGCCAGCCGACGACCGACGAGGTGCCGGACCCGTCGCCGGAGTCGCCGGCGTCGGAGAACGGCTCCCAGCCGGCTGCCTCCACCGGCGGTGAACGCTCTACCTCCACTAGAGGGTCAGTTCCACGTCGCAGCTGGCGCCGTCCGGTCGCCGCCCTGGCCACCGCCGGGCTGACCGTAGCGCTGGGGTTCGCGCTCACCGTCCAGATCCGGAGCACGGCCGAGCCGGAGGTCCGGGACCTGCGGCGCGAGCAGGACCTCGTCCTCATCCTCGACGAGCTCAACGCCCGCGAGGAGGCGCTGCGACGGCAGATCGGCGAGACCCGGCAGACCGTCGAGGAACTCAGCAGCGGCCAGGAGCAGTCCGGCAGCGCCCTGGCCGAGGCCCGGACACGCGCCGAGGCCATCGGCATCCTCGCCGGCACGCTCCCGGCCACGGGCCCCGGCCTGCGCATCACGATCCAGGATCCGGACGGCGCGGTACCGGCGTCGGTGGTGCTCGGCGCGATCCAGGAGCTCCGGGGCGCCGGCGCGGAGGCCCTCCAGGTCGACGGCGTGCGGGTGATCGCGTCCAGCGCGGTCACCGGAACCCCGGGCGACCTGCGCATCGACGGCGAGCGGCTGAGCGCCCCCTACGACGTCCGTGCCGTCGGCCCGCCGGCCGCGATGGCCGTCGCGCTCCAGGTCTCCGGCGGCATCATCGCCGACATCGGCCGGGTGGGCGGCAAGGCCGTTGTCGAGCAGGCCGACGTCGTCACGGTCGACGCCACCGTCGGCTGA